The Candidatus Melainabacteria bacterium genome includes the window ATACATAGCCAGTCAATCGATCGAAGTAATTCCGCTCTACTTCGCCCGCGAGGGGATGCGCTATCGCAGCCTGGGATGTGCACCTTGCACGGGTGCGTTCCCATCTACAGCAGCCACAGTGGAGGAAATCATCGAGGAGCTCAAGCAAACGAGCCAGTCTGAAAGGTCCGGGCGAGCACACGACAAGGAAGAATCATACGCCCTGCAAAAGCTCCGGCGCGACGGATTCATGTAACCTGCTACTTAGCAGATGGTGTCGCAGACGGTGCCTTCCGGCATTCATCGAAAGCCTGCTTCATTGCCACCTCTTCTGGAACTTCGTTCATACCGTGATTGGTAATACGATCGAAAGCCACACCAGCCTGATCGGCCATTGTTTCCATCTTCTCCCTGTAGGCAGCATCAAGTGTGCGCATTGCCTCTGTTCTGGCGTCTTCCAGAGCCGATTTTTCATCAGCCGCCGTCGATCTGATATGCCTTCCCATCAAATCTCTGCCGCACTGCAAAGCGATCTCGCCGGCTGATTTATAGATTTCTTCGCACATTTTTATGTGCGCTGCTTCATGGGCGCGCAACTTCTCTTTGACACCAAAAGGCAACCAGGTGCGCAACGGCAAAGCAGTGTGTATCGACACCGCTTTCACATTGTAAACCCAGACATGAGGCGCATTCTCGCTGGGCACCGATTCGAGCTGAAATTCCGGACGGCAAATGAACGACCAAAATGTGTATGCCCTCCCGCATGCCTTCCCCTGCGGCCAGTAAATGCCATCGAGATATTTGATTTCGGTTTTTGGAGGTTCAACCGAAACTGTCACTTCGCCACTCTTAGGAGCACTCAAGGAAGATAAGTCGCGCAGACGCGAACAGCCTGGTAGAACCAGTGCAAGCAGCAAGCATAGCCAGTTAAGCCGCTGCAATTAACCCTTCGAATTGCAAATAACGCAGGAGGTCGGCGGCCCAAACCTTCTCATCGGCGTTGCCGTAGCTGATCAATCGGCGCAATTTGTTCTCCGCAAGCGGAAGAATTTTCTCGTCAACATAGCGCTGCCGAACAAGATAGTAGCTGTGATCCACACTGCGACGGTCGCTAGAAACACCTTCCAGGCACAACTTCAAGGCCCGCATGTAGACCACAGTCCGCAGGGGCGCGAAGTTAGCAGCTTCAAGGAAATCCTCGCCGCTGTTACCGAGCATGCGCTCACCGAGAACAGCCCATTGCTCGCCATTATTTCTGGCAGCGTAGGCATTTGGCTTCCAGTCTGATTCGAGATCAACGGCATTTTTGAAGCGCTCTGTGATTTCAGTGTCCCAGTATTCATATCGCAGTTGATGTGACCATTCGTGCAGAATGTCTCGGCGCAGATGTCCGGAACGCTCAGTCATGTACGTCGTCAGTTCCGCATCGATCATCGACATGGCAGCGCGGAAGTCAGTGCTGAAGCCGGTTTGATTGACCCAGGCATCTTCGGGATTACGACGATCAGAGATATACACTTTCTTGAAGTAGGAACTGTCAGGCATGGCGTCGAGAAGCGCGGGCAGCTCGGCTGCAGTCAAGCGTTTGCTATATTCACCGGATCCGGCATCGAGCAAGGCAGCATACCGTTCAGGAATGACAACCTCGCAGCTATGACCCTGCACACTATAACGACGCACATCAGTTGGAATTTTGTCGACACCGCGCGCGTAGAAATCTTCAAAGTCTTCAAATGGTCCTTCGACAGCGCTTCGCTCGTACCAATTCTCGACATCAGAAACATAGCTGACCAGCCGGTCGGGCTGAGCAGAAAGCGATCCAACGGGAATAGAAAGGGCCTTCGCAGTGGCCTGCTTGGACGCAACTGGATTGACACTGAGCAGATGAGCGCTTTCAATCCGCACCACCCTCAGGTTGAGGTAATGAGGCAACGCGTCGGCAATCTGGGCTGCTGCCGGTTGCTTGGGCGAATTGTCTCGAGAGTTCTGGTGCATTTTTGCGAAATCAGTCACTGGTAGGAATCGAGCGCCGTGCGAGTCGTGTCACTAACATTCCCGAGAGTAGGGCATGGATCCCCGAAAGGCAATGTGGAATTACGAAATGAGCGCTTGTCTGGCGCAAAATTAATATTCTAAAGAAATTATGAAGATCACCGGTGAATCGCTGCGCCTGCCACAAAAATCGCCCCTAACAGCAAACTTGGATGGTACGATTTAGCTGCCGCATAAACCAAAATTGAGGAAAACCGTGCACGACGAGAACAGAACCGACCGCCCCTGGGGAGCCTTTTTCATCCTCGACGACCAGGCGCACACGAAAGTTAAACGGTTACTCGTCAATCCCGGGCACCGCCTCAGTCTCCAGAGTCACAAGCACCGCGACGAGCATTGGGTGGTGGTAAAGGGCGTTGCCACAGTCACCCTCGATGAAGAGACTAAAGACTTTACTTACGGCGACCACATCTATGTGCCAAGAGGCGTAAAACATCGCATCTCTTGTCAGGGCAAAGAACCCGTCGAGATCATCGAAGTGCAGACTGGTGACGCTTTTCCAGAAGAAGACATCGTGCGCTACTCTGACGACTACAATCGCGCCGACCAATAGCTGTAAGACATACGAATCTAAACCAAAACGAAATCGTGCGCGAACTCGCGTTGCCAAGATTTCGCGCAACGTCGCACAGCTGTCAATAGCGACCGGGCATTGTCAAGCTAGCAGGGGCGTAGCTTTAAGCTTGTTTTTTGATACTCCGAAGCTTTAAGTTCAAACACAATCTTATTTCAACTTCTATCTTGAATTTTCTAACTAAGTAACAGTCCTCGCTTACCTTTTCCGACTCGCACTGCACCACCGATGGTGACCGGTGCGGGTTACTCTCGCTCGATACCGCATCTGGTACCGAGCCATCTGTAACGCTTCCCAAGGAGCTACTCATATGCCAAGTACCATCAAAGGCACTCCCAGCGCCAGCTACAGCCTCACCATACGGCTGAAGATTCGGCGCGGCGGAGTTGGCCTGCACACAGTTCTCGAGACGATTGCGACAGCCGGCGGAGACACCGACGGCATCGACAAACCCGGCTCAGACAACGAATTCGTCACTCGCGACATCACCGTTCTGCTGCGCAACAGCGAGCATGGTGAGGAGGTCGTGCGCTTGCTCACAGCGCTTCCCGATGTGGAAGTGCAGCATGTCTCGGACCGCACCTTCCTCATGCACCTGGGCGGAAAAATCGACATCGTGCCGCGCCGGGAGGTCAAGACCCGTGATGACCTCTCAATGATCTACACTCCCGGCGTAGCGCGTGTCTGCAAGGCGATAGCCGCGGACCCGAGCAAGGCTTCATCGTTGACGATGAAGGGCAACATGGTGGCCGTCATCAGCGATGGTTCCCGTGTTCTCAGCCTGGGCGACATCGGACCACTGGCCGGACTTCCTGTCATGGAAGGCAAGGCAGTGCTCTTCAAGCGCTTCGGCGGCGTCAATGCCTTCCCGCTCGTCATCGACGCTCACGACCCGGAAGAGATCATCAAGGTGATCAAGGCAGTGGCACCGGGCTTCAGCGCCATCAACCTGGAAGACATCGCCTCGCCCGGCTGCTACATCATCGAGGATCGTCTGCGCGACGAGCTCGATATCCCCGTCTTCCACGACGATCAGCACGCCACCGCCATCGTCGTTCTGGCTGCCACCATCAACGCCGCCAAGCTGACCAGGAAGCAACTGCGCAACCTCAAGGTGGTCGTTTCAGGCGTAGGTGCTGCGGGAATGGCTTGCTGCAAGCTTTTGCTCGCAGCCGGCGTGCGCAACCTGATCGGCTACAACATCGGCGGCGCCATTCACAAGGGTCGGACAGGACTGACTGCCCAGGAGCAGTGGCTGGCCGAGCACTCCAACCCGAAGCAGTTCACGGGTTCGATGCAGGAAGCGCTGAAGGGCGCTGACATGTTCCTCGGGCTCTCGGTGGCGGGCGTGATTAAGGCTGAAGACCTCGCGGTGATGCGGCGGGACCCAATAGTCTTCGCGCTGGCCAACCCCGACCCGGAAGTTTCACCGCTGGAAGCGAAGCCCTACGTGCGCGTCATGGCCACAGGCGGTTCGGATTACCCGAACCAGATCAACAACGCGCTTGTTTTCCCTGGTATCTTCGCCGGTGCCATCGAAGCGCGCGTTCCCAACATCACCGACGAGATGAAGATGGAGGCAGCAAGAGCACTTGCCGCCGTCATCACTGCCGACGAGCGGGAAGAAGACTACATCATCCCCAGCGTCTTCGACCCTCGTGCTCACAAAGCCGTGGCCGAAGCGGTGATCCGAGTCGCTCAACGAACCGGGCAGGCTCGGCGCATCCGCACCAGCACGAAGAGCTAGTTTTTCTTGGTGCAGCAGGGAGATAACAAATCTCCCTGCTGCCTGACTCGACAATCAGCACAGGCTGAAACACTCATGAAACAGACACAAGCGACGCTTCTCGATCGGGCTCTGCAAGCCCAGATCACCTCAGTGCAAGCGGCCAAACAAAGGCTGACCGACGCCCTTCAACTCGCTGAAGATACGCACTACGGCGAGATGCGAGCATCCGAGCAAAAGCGCCACGCGCAGATGGTGGCAGCCGAGCTCGTCTACGACGAGACCGTCAAGCCCATCAACAAAGCCTGGGAGCGGGCCTTCGCAGCGGCGCTCAAGGCGAGCTTCCGCAGCACTGCCGCTCTCGACCAGGCCAATCGCGCCGCACTCAACGACAAGACATCCTTCGAGGAAGCCCTGCCGTTCATCCGCAGCGAGATTCCCGCAGACATGCCCGGGCTGCAGGAAAAGCTCACTTCGATGCAGCAAGAACTCGGCGCCCGACACAAAGCCACAAGCGCAGCAGTGTCGGCTGCCCATAGGGAATCTTCGAACAAGGGTGAGAACAAGACTCTGGCTGCGGCGAAGAAGAAGAAGGAGCAAGGCATCGCCGCCGCCAAGCGCAAGCTCGAACGAGCCAAACGCACGATCAATGAGCGGTTCGCGAAGCGCAAAGCCAAGATCGATGCCAGGCTCGACCAGGCGAAAGCCGCCGCCCAGTCTCAGTTCGACCAGAGCAGCGAAGCACGAAAACAGGCTTGGGCTGCCTATCTCGAAACGACTCGCCATGCCGAAGAATCGCTTCTCTCTGCGCTGAACTAACAGCCGCAAGCGCGACCAAGCCGTTGTGCATATCAGTTTCGAAGAGAGCGGGATCAAGACGATGTCTCGATTCCGCTCTTTTCACTTTTTTCAATTTTCTCGGTCTTTTTGACCTTTAAAGCATCAATTTGAATCAGTCTTCGCCCGATTTTTGTCCTTTAAGACATCAATTAAGAATTTCAGGTCCGCTGCCAGCTGTACCTGTAAGATGAACCAAGAACCAAAGTAGAGGGGTTTATGACGAAGCATTCACTACTGGCACCCCTGGTCACACTTTTCGCCTTCTCACATGCAGCCCTGGCGCAAGTCGAACCCAGGATGGTAGGAGAATGGCATTCAGGCGAGTCGAATCAATCTCTATCGGTTCAGCCAAATGGACGGTATCAGTCAAAAGTCAACGGAACCGTTGTCGACAGCGGCAAAATCACCGGCACCAACGGCAACTGGAAACTGCAGTCTGACTCTGGCAGAACCGACCAGGGCACTTTTTCGTTTATCAGCGGCAAGATGTATCTACAC containing:
- a CDS encoding cupin domain-containing protein — encoded protein: MHDENRTDRPWGAFFILDDQAHTKVKRLLVNPGHRLSLQSHKHRDEHWVVVKGVATVTLDEETKDFTYGDHIYVPRGVKHRISCQGKEPVEIIEVQTGDAFPEEDIVRYSDDYNRADQ
- a CDS encoding NAD-dependent malic enzyme, which translates into the protein MKGTPSASYSLTIRLKIRRGGVGLHTVLETIATAGGDTDGIDKPGSDNEFVTRDITVLLRNSEHGEEVVRLLTALPDVEVQHVSDRTFLMHLGGKIDIVPRREVKTRDDLSMIYTPGVARVCKAIAADPSKASSLTMKGNMVAVISDGSRVLSLGDIGPLAGLPVMEGKAVLFKRFGGVNAFPLVIDAHDPEEIIKVIKAVAPGFSAINLEDIASPGCYIIEDRLRDELDIPVFHDDQHATAIVVLAATINAAKLTRKQLRNLKVVVSGVGAAGMACCKLLLAAGVRNLIGYNIGGAIHKGRTGLTAQEQWLAEHSNPKQFTGSMQEALKGADMFLGLSVAGVIKAEDLAVMRRDPIVFALANPDPEVSPLEAKPYVRVMATGGSDYPNQINNALVFPGIFAGAIEARVPNITDEMKMEAARALAAVITADEREEDYIIPSVFDPRAHKAVAEAVIRVAQRTGQARRIRTSTKS